The following proteins come from a genomic window of Coregonus clupeaformis isolate EN_2021a chromosome 2, ASM2061545v1, whole genome shotgun sequence:
- the LOC121534359 gene encoding TBC1 domain family member 9B isoform X1, giving the protein MWITPEEVLLANALWVSERANPFFILQRRKGHGKGGGITGLLVGTMDVVLDSSARVAPYRILHQTGDSQIFWSIACGSSRKEITEHWEWLETNLLQTLSIFDNDEDITTFVKGKISGIIAEENKSKAAQEDEDSGKFREAEQKMRKLFGMPGEEKLVNYYSCSYWKGRVPRQGWVYLSVNHLCFYSFLLGKEVTLVVQWTEVTRLEKNATLVFPESVRVSTRHTEHYFSMFLNINDTFKLMEQLATIAMRQLLDNEGFAADRSLPKACKTLKNVSALKRDLDARAKNERYRALFRLTPDERLDGHTDCTLWTPFAKMHIVGQLFVSNNYICFCSREEDLCQLIIPLREVSIVEKADSSSVLPCPVSISTKNKMTFLFANLKDRDFLVQRISDFLQRTPDKLWSDSHPLALSSYSGSPSPSTTPLSSSLPTPTGAAGEPSQGRHYSPSLPTATQGLLRIYQKDDPEDHGPKATKEKMKEESWNIHFFEFGRGVCMYRTSKTRELVLNGIPESLRGELWLLFSGAQNEMATHPGYYAELVEQAMGRCTLATEEIERDLHRSMPEHHAFQNEMGIAALRRVLTAYACRNPGIGYCQAMNIVTSVLLLYCTEEEAFWLLVALCERMLPDYYNTRVVGALVDQGVFEELTRECLPLLYEHMQELGVISTISLSWFLTLFLSVMPFDSAVLLVDCFFYEGIKVIFQVALAVLHANMDTLLGCTDEGEAMTILGRYLDNVVNKQTVSPPIPHLHALLTSGDEPPPEIDVFQLIKSSYDKFGSLRADVIEQMRFQQRLKVIQSLEDTAKRSVVRAIMTDSAFSIEELEELYVFFKAKHIMSCYWGASSTAAERHDPSLPYLEQYRIDLGQFCQLFGALGTWLCGTHTATLAARHFRLLDSNKDGLINFKEFVTGLSGMYHGDMTEKLKLLYKLHLPPALCPEEAESALEATQFFTDDDTQQESPFLSDLDFLVQEVTSGEEVKEAGEALGSGDAEEKKEVKDYKYYLRMWAKEKEPKIETIKDLPRMNQEQFIELCKTLYNMFSEDPLEQELYHAIATVASLLLRIGEVGKKFTNNGAKKSTDATNTQAPTPAAELPQPEKEESNGESSSGQSLVCKALAEAQQETPPQQTSDEEVKDDTSVSSYSMVSTGSLQYEDIADDTVLIGCAGDQQRRGSTLDGDWSITFEQVLASMLTELPLVDYFEKKGDIQARMAACKMQRRVERQVSSSSDHELAQLST; this is encoded by the exons ATGTGGATAACTCCGGAGGAGGTATTGCTTGCTAACGCTCTGTGGGTGAGCGAAAGGGCGAACCCCTTCTTCATTCTCCAGCGGAGAAAGGGCCATGGCAAAGGAGGGGGCATCACTG GGTTGTTGGTGGGCACCATGGATGTGGTCCTGGACTCCAGTGCCAGAGTGGCTCCCTATAGGATCCTGCACCAGACAGGGGACTCCCAGATCTTCTGGAGCATCGCGTGTG GCTCCTCCCGGAAGGAGATCACAGAGCACTGGGAGTGGCTGGAGACCAACCTGCTCCAGACGCTCTCCATCTTCGACAATGACGAAGACATCACCACCTTCGTCAAGGGGAAGATCTCG GGCATCATCGCAGAGGAGAACAAGAGCAAAGCGGCCCAGGAGGACGAGGACTCTGGCAAGTTCCGCGAGGCCGAGCAGAAGATGAGAAAGCTGTTTGGCATGCCCGGCGAGGAGAAGCTGGTCAACTACTACTCGTGTAGCTACTGGAAAGGCCGTGTGCCCCGCCAGGGCTGGGTCTACCTCAGCGTCAACCACCTCTGCTTCTACTCCTTCCTCCTGGGGAAagaag TGACTCTGGTGGTGCAGTGGACGGAGGTGACCCGTCTTGAGAAGAACGCCACGCTGGTGTTCCCGGAGAGCGTGCGGGTGAGCACGCGGCACACAGAGCACTACTTCTCCATGTTCCTCAACATCAACGACACCTTCAAGCTCATGGAGCAGCTGGCCACCATCGCCATGCGCCAGCTGCTGGACAACGAGGGCTTCGCCGCCGACCGCTCGCTGCCCAAGGCGTGCAAGACGCTCAAGAACGTCTCGGCACTCAAGAG GGACCTGGACGCACGGGCCAAGAACGAGCGCTACAGGGCGCTGTTCCGCCTGACCCCGGACGAGCGCCTGGACGGACACACAGACTGCACGCTGTGGACGCCCTTCGCCAAGATGCACATCGTGGGCCAGCTGTTTGTCTCCAACAACTACATCTGCTTCTGCAGCCGTGAGGAGGACCTCTGTCAACTCATCATCCCCCTCAGAGag gTGTCCATTGTGGAGAAGGCAGACAGCAGCAGCGTCTTGCCCTGCCCCGTGTCCATCAGCACCAAGAACAAGATGACCTTCCTCTTCGCCAACCTCAAAGACCGTGACTTCCTGGTCCAGCGCATCTCCGACTTCCTGCAGCGCACACCCGACAAGCTGTGGAGCGACAGCCACCCGCTGGCCCTCAGTAGCTATTCA gGTTCTCCCAGCCCCAgtaccacccctctctcctccagcctccCCACACCCACGGGTGCAGCAGGGGAACCGTCCCAGGGTCGTCACTACAGCCCCAGCCTGCCAACAGCCACACAGGGCCTGCTCCGCATCTACCAGAAGGACGACCCAGAGGACCACGGACCCAAAGCT ACCAAGGAGAAGATGAAAGAGGAGTCGTGGAACATCCACTTCTTTGAGTTTGGCAGGGGGGTGTGTATGTACCGTACCTCGAAGACCAGAGAGCTGGTGCTCAACGGGATCCCTGAGAGCCTCCGAGGGGAGCTATGGCTGCTCTTCTCAG GAGCTCAGAATGAGATGGCCACCCACCCTGGCTACTATGCTGAGCTGGTGGAGCAGGCCATGGGCCGCTGTACCCTGGCCACAGAGGAGATCGAGAGGGACCTGCATCGCTCCATGCCCGAGCACCACGCCTTCCAGAATGAGATGGGCATCGCTGCCCTCCGCAGGGTCCTCACCGCCTACGCCTGCCGCAACCCTGGCATAGGATACTGCCAG GCGATGAACATTGTGACGTCGGTGCTGCTGCTGTACTGTACAGAGGAGGAGGCCTTCTGGCTGTTGGTGGCTCTGTGTGAGAGGATGCTGCCTGACTACTACAACACAAGGGTTGTGG GTGCTCTCGTCGACCAGGGCGTATTTGAGGAGCTGACTCGTGAGTGCCTCCCCCTCCTCTACGAGCACATGCAGGAGCTGGGCGTCATCTCCACCATCTCCCTCTCCTGGTTCCTCACGCTGTTCCTCAGCGTCATGCCCTTCGACAGCGCCGTGCTCCTGGTCGACTGCTTCTTCTACGAGGGCATCAAGGTCATCTTCCAGGTGGCGCTGGCCGTGCTGCACGCCAACATGGACACGCTGCTGGGTTGCACCGACGAGGGAGAGGCCATGACCATACTGGGACG gtacCTGGACAATGTTGTGAACAAGCAGACTGTGTCTCCTCCCATTCCCCACCTCCACGCCCTGTTGACCAGTGGTGATGAACCACCGCCTGAGATTGACGTGTTTCAGCTCATCAAGTCATCCTATGAC AAGTTTGGAAGTCTGCGTGCTGATGTCATCGAGCAGATGAGGTTCCAGCAGAGGTTAAAGGTTATCCAATCGCTGGAGGACACCGCGAAGAGGAGCGTG GTGAGGGCCATCATGACCGACTCAGCCTTTAGCATCGAGGAGCTAGAGGAACTCTATGTTTTCTTCAAG GCCAAGCACATCATGAGCTGCTACTGGGGGGCCAGCAGCACGGCGGCGGAGCGCCACGACCCCAGCCTGCCCTACCTGGAGCAGTACCGCATCGACCTGGGACAGTTCTGCCAGCTGTTCGGGGCCCTGGGCACCTGGCTGTGTGGCACGCACACCGCCACGCTGGCCGCTCGCCACTTCCGCCTGTTGGACAGCAACAAGGACGGCCTCATCAACTTCAAAGAGTTTGTCACAGGCCTGA GTGGGATGTACCACGGAGACATGACAGAGAAACTGAAGTTACTGTATAAACTTCACCTGCCGCCAG CATTGTGTCCAGAGGAGGCTGAGTCAGCACTAGAGGCTACACAGTTCTTCACTGACGATGACACTCAacagg aatctcccttCCTGTCTGATCTGGACTTCCTGGTGCAGGAAGTGACCTCAG GAGAGGAGGTTAAAGAGGCTGGGGAAGCGTTGGGAAGCGGAGATGCAGAGGAGAAGAAAG AGGTGAAGGACTATAAGTATTACCTGAGGATGTGGGCCAAGGAGAAGGAGCCCAAGATTGAGACCATTAAAGACCTTCCTAGGATGAACCAG GAGCAGTTCATAGAGCTGTGTAAGACCCTGTACAACATGTTCAGCGAGGACCCACTGGAGCAGGAACTCTACCACGCCATCGCCACTGTGGCCAGCCTGCTGCTGCGCATCGGAGAGGTGGGCAAGAAGTTCACCAACAACGGCGCCAAGAAATCAACTGACGCCACCAACACCCAGGCTCCCACCCCCGCCGCTGAACTGCCCCAGCCCGAAAAAGAGGAGTCGAATGGGGAAAGCAGCTCAGGACAGTCCCTGGTCTGTAAGGCCTTGGCGGAGGCCCAGCAGGAAACACCGCCCCAGCAGACGTCGGACGAAGAAGTGAAGGATGACACGTCGGTCTCGTCCTACTCCATGGTGAGCACGGGTTCGCTGCAGTACGAGGATATCGCCGACGACACAGTCCTGATTGGCTGTGCCGGCGACCAGCAGCGGCGAGGCAGCACGCTGGACGGCGATTGGTCCATCACCTTCGAGCAGGTGCTGGCGTCGATGCTCACCGAGCTGCCCCTGGTGGACTACTTTGAGAAGAAGGGAGACATTCAGGCAAGGATGGCCGCCTGTAAAATGCAAAGGAGGGTGGAGAGGCAGGTGAGCTCGTCAAGCGACCACGAGTTGGCCCAGCTCTCGACCTGA
- the LOC121534359 gene encoding TBC1 domain family member 9B isoform X2, which produces MWITPEEVLLANALWVSERANPFFILQRRKGHGKGGGITGLLVGTMDVVLDSSARVAPYRILHQTGDSQIFWSIACGSSRKEITEHWEWLETNLLQTLSIFDNDEDITTFVKGKISGIIAEENKSKAAQEDEDSGKFREAEQKMRKLFGMPGEEKLVNYYSCSYWKGRVPRQGWVYLSVNHLCFYSFLLGKEVTLVVQWTEVTRLEKNATLVFPESVRVSTRHTEHYFSMFLNINDTFKLMEQLATIAMRQLLDNEGFAADRSLPKACKTLKNVSALKRDLDARAKNERYRALFRLTPDERLDGHTDCTLWTPFAKMHIVGQLFVSNNYICFCSREEDLCQLIIPLREVSIVEKADSSSVLPCPVSISTKNKMTFLFANLKDRDFLVQRISDFLQRTPDKLWSDSHPLALSSYSGSPSPSTTPLSSSLPTPTGAAGEPSQGRHYSPSLPTATQGLLRIYQKDDPEDHGPKATKEKMKEESWNIHFFEFGRGVCMYRTSKTRELVLNGIPESLRGELWLLFSGAQNEMATHPGYYAELVEQAMGRCTLATEEIERDLHRSMPEHHAFQNEMGIAALRRVLTAYACRNPGIGYCQAMNIVTSVLLLYCTEEEAFWLLVALCERMLPDYYNTRVVGALVDQGVFEELTRECLPLLYEHMQELGVISTISLSWFLTLFLSVMPFDSAVLLVDCFFYEGIKVIFQVALAVLHANMDTLLGCTDEGEAMTILGRYLDNVVNKQTVSPPIPHLHALLTSGDEPPPEIDVFQLIKSSYDKFGSLRADVIEQMRFQQRLKVIQSLEDTAKRSVVRAIMTDSAFSIEELEELYVFFKAKHIMSCYWGASSTAAERHDPSLPYLEQYRIDLGQFCQLFGALGTWLCGTHTATLAARHFRLLDSNKDGLINFKEFVTGLSGMYHGDMTEKLKLLYKLHLPPALCPEEAESALEATQFFTDDDTQQGEEVKEAGEALGSGDAEEKKEVKDYKYYLRMWAKEKEPKIETIKDLPRMNQEQFIELCKTLYNMFSEDPLEQELYHAIATVASLLLRIGEVGKKFTNNGAKKSTDATNTQAPTPAAELPQPEKEESNGESSSGQSLVCKALAEAQQETPPQQTSDEEVKDDTSVSSYSMVSTGSLQYEDIADDTVLIGCAGDQQRRGSTLDGDWSITFEQVLASMLTELPLVDYFEKKGDIQARMAACKMQRRVERQVSSSSDHELAQLST; this is translated from the exons ATGTGGATAACTCCGGAGGAGGTATTGCTTGCTAACGCTCTGTGGGTGAGCGAAAGGGCGAACCCCTTCTTCATTCTCCAGCGGAGAAAGGGCCATGGCAAAGGAGGGGGCATCACTG GGTTGTTGGTGGGCACCATGGATGTGGTCCTGGACTCCAGTGCCAGAGTGGCTCCCTATAGGATCCTGCACCAGACAGGGGACTCCCAGATCTTCTGGAGCATCGCGTGTG GCTCCTCCCGGAAGGAGATCACAGAGCACTGGGAGTGGCTGGAGACCAACCTGCTCCAGACGCTCTCCATCTTCGACAATGACGAAGACATCACCACCTTCGTCAAGGGGAAGATCTCG GGCATCATCGCAGAGGAGAACAAGAGCAAAGCGGCCCAGGAGGACGAGGACTCTGGCAAGTTCCGCGAGGCCGAGCAGAAGATGAGAAAGCTGTTTGGCATGCCCGGCGAGGAGAAGCTGGTCAACTACTACTCGTGTAGCTACTGGAAAGGCCGTGTGCCCCGCCAGGGCTGGGTCTACCTCAGCGTCAACCACCTCTGCTTCTACTCCTTCCTCCTGGGGAAagaag TGACTCTGGTGGTGCAGTGGACGGAGGTGACCCGTCTTGAGAAGAACGCCACGCTGGTGTTCCCGGAGAGCGTGCGGGTGAGCACGCGGCACACAGAGCACTACTTCTCCATGTTCCTCAACATCAACGACACCTTCAAGCTCATGGAGCAGCTGGCCACCATCGCCATGCGCCAGCTGCTGGACAACGAGGGCTTCGCCGCCGACCGCTCGCTGCCCAAGGCGTGCAAGACGCTCAAGAACGTCTCGGCACTCAAGAG GGACCTGGACGCACGGGCCAAGAACGAGCGCTACAGGGCGCTGTTCCGCCTGACCCCGGACGAGCGCCTGGACGGACACACAGACTGCACGCTGTGGACGCCCTTCGCCAAGATGCACATCGTGGGCCAGCTGTTTGTCTCCAACAACTACATCTGCTTCTGCAGCCGTGAGGAGGACCTCTGTCAACTCATCATCCCCCTCAGAGag gTGTCCATTGTGGAGAAGGCAGACAGCAGCAGCGTCTTGCCCTGCCCCGTGTCCATCAGCACCAAGAACAAGATGACCTTCCTCTTCGCCAACCTCAAAGACCGTGACTTCCTGGTCCAGCGCATCTCCGACTTCCTGCAGCGCACACCCGACAAGCTGTGGAGCGACAGCCACCCGCTGGCCCTCAGTAGCTATTCA gGTTCTCCCAGCCCCAgtaccacccctctctcctccagcctccCCACACCCACGGGTGCAGCAGGGGAACCGTCCCAGGGTCGTCACTACAGCCCCAGCCTGCCAACAGCCACACAGGGCCTGCTCCGCATCTACCAGAAGGACGACCCAGAGGACCACGGACCCAAAGCT ACCAAGGAGAAGATGAAAGAGGAGTCGTGGAACATCCACTTCTTTGAGTTTGGCAGGGGGGTGTGTATGTACCGTACCTCGAAGACCAGAGAGCTGGTGCTCAACGGGATCCCTGAGAGCCTCCGAGGGGAGCTATGGCTGCTCTTCTCAG GAGCTCAGAATGAGATGGCCACCCACCCTGGCTACTATGCTGAGCTGGTGGAGCAGGCCATGGGCCGCTGTACCCTGGCCACAGAGGAGATCGAGAGGGACCTGCATCGCTCCATGCCCGAGCACCACGCCTTCCAGAATGAGATGGGCATCGCTGCCCTCCGCAGGGTCCTCACCGCCTACGCCTGCCGCAACCCTGGCATAGGATACTGCCAG GCGATGAACATTGTGACGTCGGTGCTGCTGCTGTACTGTACAGAGGAGGAGGCCTTCTGGCTGTTGGTGGCTCTGTGTGAGAGGATGCTGCCTGACTACTACAACACAAGGGTTGTGG GTGCTCTCGTCGACCAGGGCGTATTTGAGGAGCTGACTCGTGAGTGCCTCCCCCTCCTCTACGAGCACATGCAGGAGCTGGGCGTCATCTCCACCATCTCCCTCTCCTGGTTCCTCACGCTGTTCCTCAGCGTCATGCCCTTCGACAGCGCCGTGCTCCTGGTCGACTGCTTCTTCTACGAGGGCATCAAGGTCATCTTCCAGGTGGCGCTGGCCGTGCTGCACGCCAACATGGACACGCTGCTGGGTTGCACCGACGAGGGAGAGGCCATGACCATACTGGGACG gtacCTGGACAATGTTGTGAACAAGCAGACTGTGTCTCCTCCCATTCCCCACCTCCACGCCCTGTTGACCAGTGGTGATGAACCACCGCCTGAGATTGACGTGTTTCAGCTCATCAAGTCATCCTATGAC AAGTTTGGAAGTCTGCGTGCTGATGTCATCGAGCAGATGAGGTTCCAGCAGAGGTTAAAGGTTATCCAATCGCTGGAGGACACCGCGAAGAGGAGCGTG GTGAGGGCCATCATGACCGACTCAGCCTTTAGCATCGAGGAGCTAGAGGAACTCTATGTTTTCTTCAAG GCCAAGCACATCATGAGCTGCTACTGGGGGGCCAGCAGCACGGCGGCGGAGCGCCACGACCCCAGCCTGCCCTACCTGGAGCAGTACCGCATCGACCTGGGACAGTTCTGCCAGCTGTTCGGGGCCCTGGGCACCTGGCTGTGTGGCACGCACACCGCCACGCTGGCCGCTCGCCACTTCCGCCTGTTGGACAGCAACAAGGACGGCCTCATCAACTTCAAAGAGTTTGTCACAGGCCTGA GTGGGATGTACCACGGAGACATGACAGAGAAACTGAAGTTACTGTATAAACTTCACCTGCCGCCAG CATTGTGTCCAGAGGAGGCTGAGTCAGCACTAGAGGCTACACAGTTCTTCACTGACGATGACACTCAacagg GAGAGGAGGTTAAAGAGGCTGGGGAAGCGTTGGGAAGCGGAGATGCAGAGGAGAAGAAAG AGGTGAAGGACTATAAGTATTACCTGAGGATGTGGGCCAAGGAGAAGGAGCCCAAGATTGAGACCATTAAAGACCTTCCTAGGATGAACCAG GAGCAGTTCATAGAGCTGTGTAAGACCCTGTACAACATGTTCAGCGAGGACCCACTGGAGCAGGAACTCTACCACGCCATCGCCACTGTGGCCAGCCTGCTGCTGCGCATCGGAGAGGTGGGCAAGAAGTTCACCAACAACGGCGCCAAGAAATCAACTGACGCCACCAACACCCAGGCTCCCACCCCCGCCGCTGAACTGCCCCAGCCCGAAAAAGAGGAGTCGAATGGGGAAAGCAGCTCAGGACAGTCCCTGGTCTGTAAGGCCTTGGCGGAGGCCCAGCAGGAAACACCGCCCCAGCAGACGTCGGACGAAGAAGTGAAGGATGACACGTCGGTCTCGTCCTACTCCATGGTGAGCACGGGTTCGCTGCAGTACGAGGATATCGCCGACGACACAGTCCTGATTGGCTGTGCCGGCGACCAGCAGCGGCGAGGCAGCACGCTGGACGGCGATTGGTCCATCACCTTCGAGCAGGTGCTGGCGTCGATGCTCACCGAGCTGCCCCTGGTGGACTACTTTGAGAAGAAGGGAGACATTCAGGCAAGGATGGCCGCCTGTAAAATGCAAAGGAGGGTGGAGAGGCAGGTGAGCTCGTCAAGCGACCACGAGTTGGCCCAGCTCTCGACCTGA